The proteins below are encoded in one region of Avibacterium volantium:
- the malF gene encoding maltose ABC transporter permease MalF, which yields MRSSFLSPNLTQRHFVRYLLIIAILLLDFYAVMLMYSQGEYLFAILTLVILTSGVYIFSSPKAYAWRYVYPGITGMIIFILFPLVATIAIAFTNYSSTNQLSFERALNVLTAQKYLSGEKYDFKLYPQTEGKYQIGLSHNGEYFLSEPVSLAPAQVHLTQQELPDINTAPLKTITQNRQALQAMTLILPNGSALTMSSLRQFSAQSPRYRYDETTHQLINNENGKIYLANFETGFFQQIDSQGNWLKETLEPGFTVSIGFANFIKIFTDEGIQKPFIQIFIWTIVFSVLTVIFTVILGMIFASLVQWEALKGKAIYRLLLILPYAVPAFISILIFKGLFNQSFGEINMILNQLFGIRPEWFNDPFLAKVMILIVNTWLGYPYMMILCMGLLKAIPNDLYEASAMDGASTWQNFSKITVPLLLKPLTPLMIASFAFNFNNFVLIQLLTNGRPDMIGTTTPAGHTDLLVSYTYRIAFEGGGSQDFGLAAAIATLIFLLVAGLALLNIKATKMKFD from the coding sequence ATGCGATCATCATTTTTAAGCCCCAACCTAACTCAGCGACATTTTGTCAGATACCTTTTAATTATTGCTATTTTACTGCTAGATTTTTATGCGGTAATGTTGATGTATTCCCAAGGTGAGTATCTTTTTGCGATTTTAACCCTCGTAATCCTTACCTCTGGCGTGTATATTTTTAGCAGTCCTAAAGCCTATGCGTGGCGTTATGTCTATCCTGGTATCACGGGAATGATCATCTTTATTTTGTTTCCATTGGTCGCCACTATCGCCATCGCATTCACTAATTACAGCAGCACAAACCAACTTTCATTTGAGCGTGCGTTAAACGTTTTAACCGCTCAGAAATATTTATCTGGCGAAAAATATGATTTCAAGCTCTACCCACAAACTGAAGGAAAATATCAAATTGGTTTATCTCATAATGGCGAATATTTTCTTTCTGAACCCGTATCTTTAGCACCTGCACAAGTTCATTTAACTCAGCAAGAGTTACCTGACATTAATACCGCTCCGCTGAAAACCATCACGCAAAATCGCCAAGCCTTACAAGCGATGACTTTAATCTTGCCGAATGGTTCAGCATTAACAATGAGTTCATTGCGTCAATTTTCGGCTCAAAGCCCACGCTATCGTTATGATGAAACCACACATCAACTCATTAATAACGAAAACGGAAAAATCTATTTAGCCAATTTTGAGACGGGCTTTTTTCAACAAATTGACTCTCAAGGCAACTGGCTTAAGGAAACGTTAGAACCTGGCTTCACTGTTTCTATCGGATTCGCAAATTTCATTAAAATTTTCACCGATGAAGGCATTCAAAAACCTTTTATTCAAATCTTTATTTGGACGATTGTGTTTTCAGTGTTAACAGTTATTTTCACCGTAATTTTAGGAATGATTTTCGCAAGTCTTGTGCAATGGGAAGCGTTGAAAGGCAAGGCAATTTATCGTCTTTTATTAATTCTGCCTTATGCCGTTCCAGCATTTATTTCCATCTTAATTTTCAAAGGGTTATTTAATCAAAGTTTCGGTGAAATCAATATGATCTTGAACCAGCTTTTCGGCATTCGTCCTGAATGGTTTAATGATCCCTTCTTAGCGAAAGTAATGATTTTAATCGTAAATACTTGGCTAGGTTATCCTTATATGATGATCTTGTGTATGGGCCTCTTAAAAGCGATTCCAAACGATTTATATGAAGCTTCAGCAATGGACGGCGCTTCAACTTGGCAAAATTTTAGCAAAATTACTGTGCCATTATTGTTAAAACCGCTAACTCCCTTAATGATCGCCTCGTTCGCCTTTAACTTTAATAATTTCGTGTTAATTCAATTATTAACCAATGGACGACCAGATATGATCGGCACAACAACACCAGCAGGGCATACGGATCTTTTAGTGAGCTACACTTACCGAATTGCATTTGAAGGCGGCGGTAGCCAAGATTTCGGGCTCGCTGCTGCCATTGCAACCCTCATTTTCTTATTAGTCGCAGGGCTTGCTTTATTAAATATCAAAGCCACAAAAATGAAATTTGACTAG
- the malG gene encoding maltose ABC transporter permease MalG: MAIVQAKSLRYRLWATHFFLIAFIALIMFPLLMVVGISLRPGNLALGDIIPHEISWEHWKLALGFDVVHSDGTITPPPFPVLLWLWNSVKVATLTSVGIVALSTTCAYAFARMKFKGKKTLLQGMLIFQMFPAVLSLVALYALFDRLGQYIPFLGLNTHAGVIFAYLGGIALHVWTIKGYFETIDGSLEEAAELDGATPWQAFRLILLPLSVPILAVVFILSFIAAITEVPIASLLLRDVESYTLAVGMQQYLYPQNYLWGDFAAAAVLSAIPITAVFLLAQRWLVGGLTAGGVKG; encoded by the coding sequence ATGGCTATTGTTCAAGCAAAATCCTTACGATATCGCCTATGGGCAACCCATTTTTTCTTAATTGCGTTTATTGCGTTAATAATGTTTCCATTATTGATGGTGGTTGGCATTTCTTTACGTCCAGGAAATTTGGCACTTGGAGATATTATTCCGCACGAAATCTCTTGGGAACACTGGAAACTCGCCCTCGGGTTTGATGTGGTGCATTCCGATGGCACTATCACCCCACCGCCGTTTCCCGTATTACTTTGGCTTTGGAATTCTGTGAAAGTGGCAACCCTCACCTCTGTTGGGATTGTTGCACTCTCGACTACTTGTGCTTACGCCTTTGCAAGAATGAAATTCAAAGGCAAAAAAACGCTATTGCAAGGAATGCTCATTTTCCAAATGTTCCCTGCGGTGTTATCCCTTGTCGCCTTATATGCCTTGTTTGATCGCCTAGGGCAATACATTCCGTTTCTCGGTTTAAACACACACGCTGGCGTGATTTTTGCCTATCTCGGTGGCATTGCATTGCACGTTTGGACGATCAAGGGATATTTTGAAACCATCGATGGCTCACTAGAAGAAGCTGCTGAATTAGATGGTGCAACGCCGTGGCAGGCATTCCGCTTGATTTTGCTTCCGCTTTCTGTCCCTATTTTGGCGGTGGTGTTTATTTTATCTTTCATCGCAGCTATTACAGAAGTGCCAATCGCCTCACTGCTCTTGCGTGATGTGGAAAGCTATACCCTTGCGGTAGGTATGCAACAATATCTTTATCCTCAAAACTATTTATGGGGCGATTTTGCCGCCGCAGCTGTGCTTTCCGCCATTCCTATCACTGCTGTCTTCTTATTGGCACAACGTTGGCTTGTGGGTGGGTTAACTGCAGGTGGGGTAAAAGGCTAA
- the malT gene encoding HTH-type transcriptional regulator MalT, producing the protein MLIPSKLICSYRLQNSVTRTNLLSLLEQASDYPLVLITAPAGYGKTTLISQWAKDKPHLGWYSLDESDNQTERFAGYFCAALARATNNHIHNEDNPPYSNLFSLFNQLLVNLASYEQPFYLVIDDYHLIENEEIHDALKYWIKHQPPAMTLILISRSQPPLGLASLRVQEQLLEINAHQLPFSHQESIAFFQSRLEDPLTEQEITALCDEVEGWPTALQLISLSAKQQRSTLQDIAKRLSHHSFHINDYLNDEVLAPVVQATRQFILRCSILRSMNEILVTEVTGETESRFILERLEKQGLFLQRMESDDNWWRFHPLFASFLAHCSQRELANEMPTLHQQAAQGWLAQGYVTEALYHASLLENKQLLLQILSQNGWQLFHQGELKLLEQSLEHLDDTWLAAYPNLVLLKAWLAQSQHRHSEVAGIFAHFEQQNIDLSPENQAEFDVLLAQVAINSGDENTALSLASNALNRLADNAHYAKIVATSIIGEAWHVKGNFADAITMLQKAEKMARQYHTSHNVLWTLLQQSEILIAQGFLQAGYDMLNKASRFVKENHLQQIPMYEFLLRLKGQILWDWYDLDKAEAMATAGISVLDSEKAKLQCLAILCKISLVRGDIDNATRQLEKITQLQNAHHYHNDWNANADQVKIVLWQMTNNSQAAQNWLIQNQPPSTDTNHFSQVQWRNIARAKMLIGDYDEAKNILDKLIQTAENLQFISDLNRALILRNRLHFLTHNKEAAMADLSLGLSLTKQTNFISVFVLEGEIMAQQIRQLLAQNTLDELVAHKAQFILRHINQYYRHKFAHFDEEFVENLLKNPQVPDLLKISPLTQREWQVLGLIYSGYSNEQISDELQVAITTIKTHIRNLYQKLGVANRNEAIQYTRELLKLMGYS; encoded by the coding sequence ATGTTAATTCCATCAAAACTTATTTGTTCTTACCGCCTACAAAATAGCGTAACCAGAACCAATTTACTATCCTTGCTAGAACAGGCTTCAGATTATCCTTTAGTACTGATTACCGCTCCCGCAGGTTATGGCAAAACTACATTGATTTCTCAATGGGCAAAGGATAAACCGCATCTAGGTTGGTATTCTTTAGATGAAAGCGATAATCAAACGGAGCGGTTTGCCGGCTACTTTTGTGCGGCATTAGCGAGAGCTACCAACAACCACATTCACAATGAAGACAATCCGCCCTATTCCAATTTGTTTTCACTGTTTAATCAGTTGTTGGTCAATCTTGCTTCCTACGAACAGCCATTTTATCTGGTGATTGATGATTATCATTTAATTGAAAACGAAGAAATTCACGACGCATTAAAATATTGGATCAAACATCAACCGCCTGCAATGACGCTCATTTTGATTTCACGTTCTCAGCCGCCATTAGGTTTAGCCAGTTTAAGAGTGCAAGAACAATTATTAGAAATTAATGCCCATCAACTGCCTTTTTCTCATCAAGAAAGTATTGCGTTTTTCCAATCTCGTTTAGAAGATCCCTTAACGGAACAAGAAATTACCGCACTTTGTGATGAGGTGGAGGGCTGGCCGACGGCGTTACAACTCATCAGCCTTTCTGCCAAGCAGCAGAGAAGTACTCTACAAGATATTGCCAAACGCCTTTCCCATCATAGTTTTCACATCAATGATTACTTAAATGACGAAGTGCTTGCCCCTGTGGTTCAAGCGACTAGACAATTTATTTTGCGTTGCTCTATTCTGCGTTCAATGAACGAAATTCTTGTGACTGAAGTAACGGGCGAAACAGAGAGCCGATTTATTTTAGAACGGCTAGAAAAACAAGGGCTATTTTTACAACGAATGGAAAGCGATGATAATTGGTGGCGTTTTCACCCGCTTTTTGCCTCCTTCTTAGCCCATTGTAGCCAACGTGAGTTGGCAAATGAAATGCCCACCTTGCACCAACAAGCGGCACAAGGTTGGCTCGCACAAGGCTATGTTACCGAAGCCCTCTACCACGCTAGCTTATTAGAAAACAAACAATTACTGTTGCAAATTTTATCGCAAAACGGCTGGCAATTATTCCACCAAGGGGAACTCAAATTATTAGAACAAAGTCTAGAACATCTTGATGATACATGGCTTGCCGCCTACCCTAATCTGGTGTTATTAAAAGCGTGGCTTGCCCAAAGCCAACATCGGCATAGTGAAGTGGCTGGCATTTTTGCCCATTTTGAGCAACAGAACATCGATCTCAGCCCTGAAAATCAAGCGGAATTTGACGTGTTGCTCGCCCAAGTCGCCATAAATTCAGGCGATGAAAACACCGCACTTTCACTTGCCTCCAACGCATTAAATCGCCTTGCCGACAATGCCCACTATGCCAAAATTGTTGCCACCTCCATTATTGGCGAGGCGTGGCACGTTAAAGGCAATTTCGCCGATGCCATTACAATGTTACAAAAAGCGGAAAAAATGGCTCGTCAGTATCACACATCTCATAATGTATTATGGACATTGCTACAACAGTCTGAGATTTTGATTGCACAAGGTTTCTTGCAAGCGGGCTACGATATGCTAAATAAAGCCTCGCGGTTTGTGAAAGAAAACCACTTACAGCAAATTCCAATGTATGAATTTTTGCTCCGTTTGAAAGGACAAATTTTGTGGGATTGGTATGACTTAGATAAAGCTGAAGCTATGGCAACAGCGGGAATTTCAGTGTTAGATAGCGAAAAGGCAAAGCTGCAATGCCTTGCGATTTTATGCAAAATTTCTCTTGTTCGAGGCGATATAGATAACGCCACTCGACAGCTAGAAAAAATCACTCAACTACAAAACGCACATCATTACCACAACGATTGGAACGCCAACGCTGATCAGGTCAAAATCGTGTTATGGCAAATGACCAATAATAGTCAAGCAGCTCAAAATTGGTTGATTCAAAACCAACCACCGAGCACGGATACCAATCATTTCAGCCAAGTTCAATGGCGTAATATTGCGCGGGCAAAAATGCTTATTGGTGATTATGACGAAGCCAAAAATATTTTGGATAAATTAATCCAAACGGCGGAAAATTTGCAATTTATCAGTGATTTAAATCGTGCGTTAATTTTACGTAATCGCCTACATTTTCTCACCCATAACAAAGAGGCGGCAATGGCTGATCTTAGCCTTGGGCTTAGCCTCACCAAGCAGACCAATTTTATCAGCGTCTTTGTTTTGGAAGGAGAAATAATGGCACAACAAATCCGTCAGTTACTTGCACAAAATACCCTCGATGAATTAGTTGCACATAAAGCACAATTTATTTTGCGTCATATTAATCAATACTATCGCCATAAGTTTGCCCATTTTGATGAGGAATTTGTTGAAAATTTACTAAAAAATCCGCAAGTGCCAGACTTATTAAAAATTAGCCCTCTCACCCAAAGGGAATGGCAAGTACTAGGGTTAATTTATTCGGGATATAGTAACGAACAAATTTCTGATGAATTACAAGTCGCGATTACCACAATTAAAACGCACATTCGTAATTTATATCAAAAATTAGGTGTGGCAAATCGTAATGAAGCGATCCAATACACGCGAGAGCTTTTGAAATTAATGGGCTATAGCTAG
- the glgP gene encoding glycogen/starch/alpha-glucan family phosphorylase, with the protein MSISHTNEMALFDNNVQKYCRFFELASPQQFTLEQWYQVIARTVLEMAYHKPQGKVDEQRHINYLSMEFLIGRLTGNNLMNLGYYEDIKAYLAQYQVELVDVLEQERDPALGNGGLGRLAACFLDSMATLGQAATGYGLHYQYGLFKQAFQDGKQVESGDEWGRNQYPWHRYNPSKTQQVHFGGKVVAIEGDRYEWQPKLTIEGKAFDLPIVGYQNDVIQPLRLWQADSPQSFDLNQFNEGKFVAAEKTLIKSTALTQVLYPNDNHRVGQQLRLMQQYFHCACSVADILSRHLAQGFSLEEFPKRQVIQLNDTHPTLAIPELMRILLDEHQLTWQQAWSICQQSFAYTNHTLLPEALEQWDQRLFKQLLPRHFKIVEKINHLFHQQVKAQFGDDAKVWEKLAILFDYRVRMANLCVVSCFAVNGVAQIHSDLLVSQLFPEYHQLFPTKFCNVTNGITPRRWIQQANPALSQLLDQTVKGDWKKDLELLHQVENVVDDVNFREAYWHIKQQNKAALAREIEQTLSLSVNPDAIFDVQIKRFHEYKRQHLNLLNIIATYQWLKDNPNKDYTPRLFVFSGKAAPGYYLAKNIIHAINNVAEIINNDKQMKDKLQVAFLPDYRVSLAEKIIPAADISEQISMAGKEASGTGNMKLALNGALTLGTLDGANVEIAEMVGQEHIFLFGHTVESIQTLLAEGYSPKTYYRNDPVLKNAVDFLAKGKASKGDKTTFNLMLDSLLEHDPFLVFADFESYRQAQERIGQAYLDRDAWLRSAILNTARLGKFSSDRSIRDYQSRIWLKK; encoded by the coding sequence ATGTCTATTTCTCATACAAATGAAATGGCGTTATTTGATAATAATGTACAAAAATACTGCCGTTTTTTTGAACTCGCCTCACCGCAACAATTTACCCTTGAGCAATGGTATCAAGTCATCGCTCGTACGGTGCTTGAAATGGCATATCACAAGCCGCAAGGCAAGGTTGATGAGCAACGCCATATTAATTATCTCTCAATGGAATTTCTCATTGGCCGCCTCACGGGAAATAACCTGATGAATTTGGGCTATTACGAGGACATCAAAGCCTATTTAGCCCAATATCAAGTTGAACTGGTTGATGTCCTCGAGCAAGAACGTGATCCTGCTTTAGGCAATGGCGGACTTGGACGCTTAGCCGCCTGTTTTTTAGATTCCATGGCAACGCTAGGGCAAGCGGCGACAGGCTACGGGCTGCATTATCAATATGGGCTGTTTAAACAGGCGTTCCAAGACGGAAAACAAGTAGAAAGTGGCGATGAATGGGGAAGAAATCAATATCCTTGGCATCGCTATAATCCAAGCAAAACCCAACAAGTGCATTTTGGCGGAAAAGTGGTGGCAATCGAGGGAGATCGCTATGAATGGCAACCCAAATTAACCATTGAAGGCAAAGCTTTTGATCTGCCGATTGTGGGCTATCAAAATGACGTAATCCAACCGCTACGCCTCTGGCAAGCAGACAGCCCACAATCTTTTGATTTAAACCAGTTTAATGAGGGCAAATTTGTCGCAGCGGAAAAAACCTTAATAAAAAGCACCGCACTTACACAGGTGCTATACCCGAACGATAATCATCGTGTAGGACAACAGTTACGCTTAATGCAGCAATATTTCCATTGTGCTTGTTCTGTGGCTGATATTCTTTCTCGCCATTTAGCACAAGGCTTCTCGCTAGAAGAATTTCCGAAACGTCAAGTCATTCAGCTTAATGACACACACCCAACCCTCGCTATCCCTGAATTAATGCGAATTTTACTTGATGAGCATCAACTCACTTGGCAACAAGCGTGGTCTATTTGCCAACAAAGTTTCGCTTACACAAACCATACTTTGCTCCCAGAAGCACTAGAGCAGTGGGATCAACGCCTATTCAAACAATTATTGCCACGCCACTTTAAAATTGTGGAAAAAATTAATCACCTTTTCCATCAACAAGTGAAAGCACAATTTGGCGATGATGCCAAAGTATGGGAAAAACTGGCGATTTTGTTTGATTACCGAGTGAGAATGGCAAATCTTTGCGTAGTGAGTTGTTTTGCGGTGAATGGTGTTGCTCAAATTCATTCTGATTTGTTGGTTAGTCAGCTTTTCCCAGAATATCACCAACTTTTCCCAACAAAATTCTGCAATGTTACCAATGGTATTACCCCAAGACGTTGGATCCAACAAGCCAACCCTGCATTAAGCCAGTTGCTCGATCAAACCGTCAAAGGCGATTGGAAAAAAGATCTTGAGTTACTTCACCAAGTGGAAAATGTGGTTGATGATGTCAACTTCCGCGAGGCTTATTGGCATATAAAACAGCAAAACAAAGCGGCTCTTGCCAGAGAAATTGAGCAAACGCTTAGCTTATCAGTCAATCCAGATGCGATTTTTGATGTGCAAATTAAGCGTTTCCACGAATACAAACGCCAGCATTTGAATTTATTAAATATTATCGCCACCTATCAATGGTTAAAAGATAATCCGAATAAAGATTACACGCCAAGACTCTTTGTTTTTTCAGGCAAAGCGGCACCGGGCTATTATTTGGCGAAAAATATTATTCACGCCATTAACAATGTCGCAGAGATCATCAATAACGATAAACAGATGAAAGATAAGCTACAAGTGGCGTTTTTACCTGATTATCGTGTATCGCTAGCAGAAAAAATTATCCCTGCAGCGGATATTTCCGAACAAATCTCAATGGCAGGGAAAGAAGCCTCAGGGACAGGAAATATGAAGCTCGCATTAAATGGCGCATTAACCTTAGGAACCCTTGATGGAGCCAATGTTGAAATTGCTGAAATGGTAGGACAAGAACACATTTTCCTCTTTGGACATACTGTTGAAAGTATTCAAACACTATTAGCAGAAGGCTATTCGCCGAAAACTTACTATCGCAATGATCCTGTCTTAAAAAATGCGGTGGATTTTTTAGCCAAAGGCAAAGCCAGCAAGGGGGATAAAACAACCTTTAATCTGATGTTAGACAGTCTACTCGAGCACGATCCTTTCCTTGTTTTTGCTGATTTTGAGAGCTATCGACAAGCTCAAGAGCGTATTGGTCAGGCTTATTTAGATCGTGACGCATGGCTACGCAGTGCCATTTTAAACACAGCACGACTTGGAAAATTCAGCTCAGATCGTTCTATCCGTGACTATCAATCACGCATTTGGTTAAAAAAATAA
- the malQ gene encoding 4-alpha-glucanotransferase, with translation MKRLTKRFQQAGIMPYFYNEQGIKKTASLQTQHQLFNAFSGNTHSYSAILPPVKILYEKAPHFLKLHRTDLKKNLQGNWCLQLENQQGEITGKVKRNTIYFPQNLPLGYHDLTLAIGTKTYSCRIIIAPKRCYQPQEMVQGKKLWGSFIQLYSLKSEHNWGVGDFGDLKQFLREIAATGADFVGLNPIHALFPANPESASPYSPSSRRWLNILYIDLNTLPEFQQSQPAQQWFQQPQIQQTLEKLRTASHIQYREVMALKLEGLRLAFSFFQQQANSDRQADFEQFLQQKGESLIIQATFDALHQHLSEGFPEQWGWNYWTTQYQDYHSETVAHFQQTHQADIRFYAWLQFIAETQLKECDELCKTLKMPIGLYRDLAVGVSDQGAETWCDKQLYCLKASIGAPPDILAPQGQNWGLSPLNPHILQQRAYQPFIDLVQSNLNHCGALRIDHIMSLLRLWWIPKNRQAQDGAYIRYPVDDLIAILALESHRHKALIIGEDLGTVPKAIVSKLKNAGILSYKVFYFEFDEQGKSRDLADYPYQAMTTLSTHDLPTIDGYWRGYDFELGQRYGIYPNEKILAILQQQRQEAKAKILARLTEAGVDPDQPKDLSSPISKKFNHQLQTYVGKVESALLGLQPEDWINMSEPVNIPGTSTQYPNWRRRLSQNITEIFNDPEVQQLLQKINTCRKPH, from the coding sequence ATGAAAAGATTAACAAAGCGGTTTCAACAAGCTGGCATAATGCCTTATTTCTACAACGAACAAGGGATAAAAAAAACAGCTAGCCTCCAAACGCAACATCAATTATTCAACGCATTTTCAGGTAATACCCATTCTTATTCGGCAATTTTACCACCCGTAAAAATTCTTTACGAAAAAGCACCGCACTTTTTAAAACTCCATCGCACCGATTTAAAGAAAAATTTGCAAGGAAATTGGTGTCTTCAACTTGAAAATCAACAAGGGGAAATCACTGGGAAAGTAAAACGCAATACCATTTATTTTCCTCAAAATTTGCCGTTGGGCTATCACGATTTAACCTTAGCAATAGGAACAAAAACCTATTCTTGCCGTATTATTATTGCCCCAAAACGTTGTTATCAACCTCAAGAAATGGTACAAGGTAAAAAACTTTGGGGATCATTTATCCAATTATATAGTTTAAAATCTGAGCATAATTGGGGCGTTGGTGATTTTGGCGATCTTAAACAATTTTTGCGTGAAATTGCCGCAACTGGCGCGGATTTTGTTGGGCTAAACCCCATTCACGCTCTTTTTCCTGCTAACCCTGAAAGTGCTAGCCCTTATAGCCCATCATCAAGAAGATGGCTCAATATTCTTTATATTGATCTCAATACATTGCCTGAATTTCAGCAAAGCCAGCCAGCACAGCAATGGTTTCAGCAGCCACAAATTCAACAAACTTTAGAAAAATTACGCACAGCAAGCCATATTCAGTACAGAGAAGTCATGGCATTAAAACTCGAAGGGCTACGACTTGCTTTCTCTTTTTTCCAACAACAGGCAAATTCTGATCGCCAAGCTGATTTTGAGCAATTCCTCCAACAAAAAGGGGAAAGCCTTATTATTCAAGCCACCTTCGACGCACTACACCAACATTTAAGCGAAGGATTCCCCGAACAATGGGGTTGGAATTATTGGACTACGCAATATCAGGATTATCATAGCGAAACGGTCGCACACTTCCAGCAAACCCACCAAGCAGACATTCGTTTTTATGCGTGGTTACAATTTATTGCGGAAACTCAGCTCAAAGAATGCGATGAACTCTGCAAAACCTTAAAAATGCCTATCGGGCTTTATCGCGATCTCGCTGTTGGCGTTTCCGATCAAGGCGCAGAAACTTGGTGTGATAAGCAACTTTATTGCTTAAAAGCCAGCATTGGCGCTCCACCTGATATTTTAGCGCCACAAGGGCAAAACTGGGGCTTATCGCCGCTCAATCCACATATTTTGCAGCAGCGTGCCTATCAGCCATTTATTGATCTCGTACAATCAAATTTGAATCATTGTGGTGCACTGCGTATCGATCATATTATGTCACTGCTTCGACTATGGTGGATTCCTAAGAATAGACAAGCACAAGACGGGGCATATATTCGTTATCCTGTTGATGATCTGATCGCCATTCTTGCCCTAGAAAGTCATCGCCACAAAGCGCTTATTATCGGGGAAGATCTGGGTACAGTTCCGAAAGCCATCGTGAGTAAACTCAAAAACGCGGGGATTTTATCTTATAAAGTATTTTATTTTGAATTTGATGAACAAGGAAAAAGCCGAGATTTAGCCGATTATCCTTATCAGGCAATGACAACCTTAAGTACGCACGATCTGCCAACTATTGATGGTTATTGGCGAGGCTATGATTTTGAGCTTGGACAGCGTTATGGCATTTATCCAAATGAAAAAATTTTAGCCATATTGCAACAACAACGTCAGGAAGCTAAAGCCAAAATTTTAGCTCGTCTAACAGAGGCGGGAGTTGATCCTGATCAGCCAAAAGATTTATCCTCCCCAATTAGTAAAAAATTTAATCATCAACTACAAACCTATGTGGGGAAGGTGGAAAGTGCTTTGCTAGGGCTTCAACCTGAAGATTGGATAAATATGTCTGAACCCGTAAATATTCCGGGAACAAGCACCCAATATCCTAACTGGCGAAGACGACTAAGCCAGAATATCACAGAGATTTTTAATGATCCTGAAGTTCAGCAACTTTTACAGAAAATAAATACTTGCCGAAAACCGCATTAA
- a CDS encoding YtfJ family protein — MKKTVLLLGLSALLSSAYSQAHNLQLNATLPAVSVANKGELVVKNQEIIAKPWQSAQLKGKVRVLQHIAGRSAVKEKNLALMDAIKAQHFDGTQYQTTNIINADDAIFGTGAFVRSSAEKAKKENAHSQIVLDNQSAVKNAWKLKEKESLIVVLDKNGKVKFVHEGKLSSAQIDEVLSLVNSLLKN; from the coding sequence ATGAAAAAAACAGTTTTATTACTTGGGCTTAGCGCATTATTAAGCAGTGCTTATAGTCAGGCACACAATCTGCAACTGAATGCAACGCTCCCTGCGGTAAGCGTAGCGAATAAAGGCGAGCTTGTGGTTAAAAATCAAGAGATTATTGCAAAACCTTGGCAATCTGCCCAGCTTAAAGGTAAGGTTCGAGTGTTGCAGCATATTGCAGGGCGAAGCGCAGTAAAAGAAAAAAATTTAGCCTTAATGGACGCAATTAAAGCGCAACATTTTGATGGTACGCAATATCAAACCACAAATATTATCAACGCAGATGATGCGATTTTTGGCACGGGCGCTTTTGTGCGGAGCAGCGCTGAAAAAGCGAAAAAAGAAAATGCCCATAGCCAAATTGTGCTGGATAATCAAAGTGCAGTGAAAAATGCGTGGAAATTAAAAGAGAAAGAAAGTTTGATCGTAGTGTTGGATAAAAACGGCAAAGTGAAGTTTGTTCACGAGGGGAAACTTTCTTCTGCACAGATTGATGAAGTATTGAGTTTAGTCAACAGTCTGTTGAAAAATTAA
- a CDS encoding zinc ribbon domain-containing protein YjdM — protein sequence MEQTTCPKCQGKYVYHDGLNFVCPDCAYEWSGEEENDTEEKVVKDSNGNPLQDGDSVILIKDLKVKGSSIVLKKGTKAKNIRLVDGDHDVDCKIDGQSFSLKSEFLKKA from the coding sequence ATGGAACAAACAACCTGCCCAAAATGCCAAGGCAAATATGTGTATCACGATGGTTTAAATTTTGTTTGCCCTGACTGTGCTTATGAATGGTCTGGCGAGGAAGAAAATGACACAGAAGAAAAAGTGGTAAAAGACAGTAACGGCAATCCACTACAAGACGGCGATAGTGTGATTTTGATTAAAGATTTAAAAGTGAAAGGTTCATCTATTGTGTTGAAAAAAGGCACAAAAGCCAAAAACATTCGCTTAGTTGATGGCGATCACGATGTCGATTGCAAAATTGACGGTCAAAGTTTCTCATTAAAATCAGAGTTTCTGAAAAAAGCCTAA